Proteins from a single region of Neodiprion virginianus isolate iyNeoVirg1 chromosome 4, iyNeoVirg1.1, whole genome shotgun sequence:
- the LOC124302248 gene encoding uncharacterized protein LOC124302248, producing the protein MQEYIDLGHMVHVLDDHEPGYYMPHHPVIKASSTTTKVRVVFDASAKSEKGISLNDVLLTGPTIQDNLFTILLRFRVYVYAMTSDIEQMYRQICVHSDHHKFQRILYYHNNTISTYELRRVTFGVSAAPFLATRTVNRLADDEAHNFPKASQVLKRDCYVDNLLTGANSLTEILQLRDEIIQLVRKGGFELRQWASNHQHALDNLDERTLDLDGAINNDPVSKTLGIAWNSLTDSFIYTVSPIDASRKITKRTILSDIAKIFDPIGLLGPVVLAAKTIIQQCWKSKVHWDEAVPQELHTRWLKFAEQLPSIRDFSIERNLILPNPTEIELHGFCDASQVGYGACLYVRSTNQQGQMIVRLACSKTRVAPIKDMTIPKLELCGAQLLSRLYRDALPAFDFPISQTIFWSDSTIVLQWLKRSPESLKVFEANRVTEIQSLGDKIERRHVRTKDNPADCLSRGQLPSEFLANQMWFEGPSWLTQNHDKWPTPIQLTPSELPGVRKNICLSSTTSDISQRFSSYSTLVNSLAYCLRMRNSSEFKHKLLSVEERALTELRILTLIQNEQFHDEIEQIKETGETKNLRLRCLNTFLDQQGLLRVGGRLKHAPISFTKKHPILLPSHHHVTDIIIRETHKNAFHSGIQSTLSNLRHRFWLLDRKGDPNDPIALTPAYILIGRPLTMLPEDDFSDVPDNRLSVWQFITKARQDFWKRWYLEYLHELQIRQKWHSSQGELTTNQIVLLMDKNQPCMWWQLGVVVETHPGDDGVVRVATVRTAQGLFKQNVTMLCPLPINS; encoded by the exons ATGCAGGAATATATTGACCTTGGTCACATGGTGCACGTCCTAGATGACCATGAACCCGGGTATTACATGCCTCACCATCCAGTGATTAAGGCTTCCAGCACCACTACCAAGGTGCGCGTCGTGTTTGACGCTTCTGCCAAATCCGAGAAGGGTATCTCCCTGAACGACGTCTTGTTGACCGGACCCACTATCCAAGACAACCTCTTCACTATTCTCCTACGTTTCCGTGTTTACGTCTATGCTATGACCTCAGATATTGAGCAGATGTATCGCCAAATCTGTGTTCACTCTGATCATCACAAATTCCAACGAATCCTCTACTATCATAACAACACTATCAGCACTTACGAACTCCGTCGAGTTACCTTCGGTGTCTCTGCTGCACCATTTCTAGCGACACGTACAGTGAATCGACTTGCTGACGATGAAGCTCACAATTTTCCGAAGGCTTCTCAAGTCTTGAAACGAGACTGTTATGTCGACAATCTGTTAACTGGAGCCAACTCCTTGACTGAAATCCTCCAATTGCGTGATGAGATCATTCAACTCGTAAGAAAGGGAGGTTTCGAGCTTAGACAATGGGCGTCCAATCATCAACATGCCCTTGACAACCTTGACGAAAGAACCCTGGACTTGGATGGTGCAATCAATAACGATCCAGTCTCGAAAACTCTTGGCATTGCGTGGAATTCACTTACCGATAGCTTCATCTACACTGTCAGTCCAATTGATGCCTCTCGAAAAATAACTAAACGAACAATTCTCTCCGATATcgcgaaaatcttcgatcCCATTGGTCTGCTGGGTCCGGTGGTACTAGCTGCAAAAACCATCATCCAACAGTGTTGGAAATCTAAGGTCCATTGGGACGAGGCAGTGCCACAAGAACTGCACACTCGCTGGCTCAAATTTGCGGAACAGCTACCATCCATCAGGGACTTTTCTATCGAGCGCAATCTCATACTTCCTAATCCAACTGAGATTGAGCTACACGGCTTCTGTGACGCAAGCCAGGTTGGCTATGGTGCTTGTCTATATGTAAGATCAACGAACCAACAGGGACAAATGATTGTCCGGTTGGCGTGCTCAAAAACGAGAGTCGCCCCAATCAAGGATATGACTATTCCGAAGCTAGAACTGTGTGGTGCACAGCTACTCTCACGCTTGTATCGAGACGCACTACCGGCCTTTGATTTCCCTATATCGCAAACTATCTTCTGGTCTGACTCTACTATTGTCCTCCAATGGCTCAAAAGATCGCCCGAGTCTCTCAAGGTCTTTGAAGCCAATCGCGTCACAGAAATCCAGTCTCTTGGAGACAAAATCGAACGGAGACATGTCCGTACCAAGGACAATCCGGCTGATTGCTTATCCAGAGGTCAACTCCCCTCTGAGTTCCTGGCCAATCAAATGTGGTTCGAGGGCCCTTCATGGCTCACACAAAACCATGATAAGTGGCCCACTCCCATTCAATTGACCCCATCGGAACTTCCCGGTGTTAGGAAAAACATCTGTTTGTCATCCACCACCTCGGATATCTCTCaacgtttttcttcttactcAACTCTCGTGAATTCTCTCGCTTATTgtctgcgcatgcgcaacTCCAGTGAATTTAAACACAAACTCTTGAGCGTGGAGGAGAGAGCGTTGACTGAACTGAGAATCCTAACTCTGATTCAAAATGAACAATTCCACGACGAAATTGAACAGATCAAGGAAACTGGCGAGACGAAAAACCTACGACTTCGATGTCTCAATACATTTCTCGACCAACAGGGTCTGCTTCGAGTTGGCGGACGTCTGAAACACGCACCTATCTCTTTCACCAAAAAACACCCGATTCTGTTGCCTTCTCATCATCATGTCACTGATATAATCATTCGTGAGACTCATAAGAATGCATTCCATTCCGGTATCCAGAGCACACTCTCAAATCTTCGACACCGATTCTGGCTGCTAGATAGAAAGGG TGATCCTAACGATCCTATTGCTCTGACACCTGCCTATATCTTGATAGGGCGTCCTCTCACCATGCTACCTGaagatgatttttctgatGTCCCAGATAACCGACTCAGCGTGTGGCAATTCATTACCAAGGCCAGACAGGACTTTTGGAAGCGCTGGTACTTGGAGTATCTCCACGAGCTCCAAATCCGCCAGAAATGGCATTCTTCCCAGGGTGAACTCACAACCAACCAGATAGTACTACTCATGGACAAAAACCAACCATGTATGTGGTGGCAATTGGGGGTGGTGGTCGAAACCCATCCAGGGGATGATGGAGTGGTACGAGTCGCCACTGTCAGAACAGCACAAGGGTTGTTCAAACAAAACGTCACTATGTTGTGTCCTTTACCAATTAATTCTTGA